The nucleotide window GAGTTATCTCGTATCAACTTCCAATATGAAGGGGAATGGAGACCGGCGCTGAGGGAGCTATCCCTGAAACTTGAAGCAGGCTCCAAAACAGCGATTGTTGGCCCAAGCGGGTCAGGCAAGTCAACGATTCTCGATTTGCTACTCAAGCTGCGTACACCAACGTCTGGCGATATACGTTTAAATGATGTTCCGGTAAAGGAACTGAATGAAGAGAGTATTTGGCAAAGAACGAATGTCGTGTTGCAGCAAAGTCATTTCTTCCGGGGAACCATCCGGGATAACCTGCTGCTCAATGGAGAAGGGCTTTCTGATAAACAACTTTCGGCTGTGCTGGATAAAGTGCAATTGCCGAATAAAGCGTTGACTGATATGGTGTATGAAAAGGGTGAGAACCTGTCGGATGGCGAGAAGCAGCGGCTGGCTCTCGCACGGGCCATGCTACGCAAAGGACGGTTATGGCTTCTGGACGAACCAACTTCTTCGCTGGATTACGTCACAGAGAAACATGTGCTCCAGCATCTTATTGCACAAGCATCCGAAGATACATTTCTTTTGATCTGCCATCGGCTTACGGGACTGGAAGAGATGGATCGGATTGTGGTCATGGACCAAGGCAAGATCGTGGAATCGGGTTCTTTCTGCGAGCTGATGGAGCAAAAAGGTTATTTTTATGAGATGAAGCAAATTGAACGACAAATGATTGGAGACGTCGGGGCGTGAGAATGTAAGATTAGTCCTGATCGTGGTGTCAGTAACACTTCAAAAAAGACTAAAGAACGTATCTGTACGTTCTTTAGTCTTTTTGTTGATCCATTGAGAATAATCGTTAAGTCGGCAAACATTCACGTGTAGAAACTCAAATGATGTATAATGACGCAGGAACTCTATAATCAACATGAAATTAATCGTAATTCAAAATAGCATGAGCTGAGGTGTACAATGAATCGCTTATTACTCGTAGAAGATGATGAAAACTTGGTGTTCGGTATTCAATATACATTGTCCAGTGAAGGATATGAGGTCGTTGTGGCAGGTAGTTTGGAAGAAGCCAGGGAGGCACTACAGGCAGAGTCGATCGATCTGATTTTGCTAGATGTCAATTTGCCTGATGGATCGGGATATCAACTGTGCAGTGAAATCAGGGTAACGTCGCAAGTACCCATAATCTTTTTGACGGCTTTGGATGAGGAAGCAAACGTGGTCGCAGGACTTGATCTTGGAGCAGATGACTATGTAACCAAACCTGTTCGAACCAGAGAACTAATTTCACGCATTAAAGCCGTATTGCGACGCAATAACAAGGGAAAACAAGAAGTAAGCCTATGGATATCC belongs to Paenibacillus sp. FSL H8-0079 and includes:
- a CDS encoding response regulator transcription factor, with translation MNRLLLVEDDENLVFGIQYTLSSEGYEVVVAGSLEEAREALQAESIDLILLDVNLPDGSGYQLCSEIRVTSQVPIIFLTALDEEANVVAGLDLGADDYVTKPVRTRELISRIKAVLRRNNKGKQEVSLWISDNIQVRILEGTVLKNNREITLTALEYRLLLLLISHPKQICSRSSILSHLWDLSGDFIDDNTLSVHIRRLREKVEDIPAAPQYIVTVRGIGYKWNVEVIGK